A genome region from Blautia coccoides includes the following:
- a CDS encoding DUF6674 family protein, whose translation METVGQNTKQVMEENDVLKQFMELLNQQNMKEQSQDFMGIFWYVAGMQVQLSAMVDELQGVREQLSQMQENQPKSVKENLMDKAAHLQGKITSLSERLTAVRNRLVETAAQAVSAFKEKGKAEMCKVLQKGISGVKSMLSDYRERLVEVMTDFEKTANQIDSIGDELKQIGNSVSNVGRLLAGKGTKEVSDEKPGVGLTRAINTPVKKAVENLRKKIDAADQAFEKLDRLSDRLDAGKEAEKGGRVSVKDKLSQMKEKAGQQKKAPEPDKAKAKSKEESL comes from the coding sequence ATGGAAACAGTAGGACAGAACACAAAACAGGTCATGGAGGAAAATGACGTATTAAAGCAGTTCATGGAGCTGCTTAACCAGCAGAACATGAAAGAGCAGTCACAGGATTTTATGGGGATTTTCTGGTATGTGGCGGGTATGCAGGTACAGCTTTCCGCAATGGTGGACGAGTTACAGGGTGTCCGGGAACAGCTTTCACAGATGCAGGAGAACCAGCCAAAATCAGTGAAAGAGAACCTCATGGATAAAGCGGCGCACCTTCAGGGGAAAATCACAAGCCTGTCGGAGCGCCTGACAGCGGTAAGAAACCGTCTGGTAGAAACAGCGGCACAGGCGGTCAGCGCCTTTAAGGAAAAAGGGAAAGCGGAGATGTGCAAGGTTCTCCAGAAAGGAATCTCCGGCGTGAAGTCCATGCTTTCCGATTACCGGGAACGTCTGGTTGAAGTGATGACGGATTTTGAAAAGACAGCCAACCAGATTGACAGCATCGGGGACGAACTGAAGCAGATCGGGAACAGCGTTTCCAACGTGGGCAGGCTGTTAGCCGGGAAAGGCACGAAAGAGGTATCGGACGAAAAGCCGGGTGTCGGTCTGACAAGGGCAATCAATACGCCTGTAAAAAAAGCGGTGGAGAACCTCCGGAAAAAGATTGATGCGGCGGATCAGGCATTTGAAAAGCTGGATCGGCTCTCTGACCGTCTGGATGCCGGGAAGGAAGCGGAGAAAGGCGGGCGGGTGTCCGTAAAGGATAAGCTGTCGCAGATGAAAGAAAAAGCGGGACAGCAGAAGAAAGCGCCGGAGCCGGACAAGGCAAAGGCGAAAAGCAAAGAGGAAAGTTTATAA